The Pirellulimonas nuda genome includes a region encoding these proteins:
- a CDS encoding arylsulfatase: MEAIQSMHARLCILAALLLFGLGFAGRIALAAEAPRPNVVLIITDDMGFSDVGCYGGEIETPSIDALARGGLKFSQFYNCGKCEPSRAALTTGHQFWTYYPNVAVRKDSPNFGEVLQTAGYRTMMVGKWHCAGVPFERGFDRHFGFMGGGTNFFLGDDSFTLDGRPWPVPKEDFYVTTALTDYADKFIRQEHAAHPDQPFFLYLAYNAPHSPIQAPADQVAKYRGKYLSGWDEIRKARFAKQQALGLAGPGWNFPDRPANIPAWNSLDVKSRDFEDLRMATYAAMVDCVDQGVGRLTHTLNELGVADNTLVIFMNDNGASPNDRVRRGEFGTPNTTWNTGVGWAHASNTPLKYYKRTQHSGGVTTPFIASWPSAIEPRAAFEDQPLHITDVLPTLIELAGARYPRDFRGKEHPPLPGRSFAQVLTAGERLAPKPLYFSLFNNMAIVDGGWRMVTAYDQPWQLYDLTDDRSETHDLAASNPTRLNEMLALQKAYAQRPDVRLRLKPGEREPKYAPIYNAVGRIGPGAREKVSDEPASLARAKKRSVGVQLREPARGR, encoded by the coding sequence ATGGAAGCAATTCAGTCGATGCACGCCAGACTCTGTATCCTTGCCGCCCTCCTGTTGTTTGGACTTGGTTTTGCCGGGCGTATTGCTTTGGCGGCCGAGGCGCCCCGTCCCAACGTCGTGCTGATCATCACGGACGACATGGGGTTCTCAGACGTCGGCTGCTACGGCGGAGAGATTGAAACGCCGAGTATCGACGCTTTGGCTCGCGGCGGACTCAAGTTCTCACAGTTCTACAACTGTGGCAAATGCGAGCCGAGCCGCGCGGCGCTCACCACGGGGCACCAGTTCTGGACCTACTACCCCAACGTCGCGGTCAGGAAAGACAGCCCCAACTTCGGCGAGGTCCTCCAGACCGCGGGCTACCGAACGATGATGGTCGGCAAATGGCACTGCGCAGGCGTGCCGTTCGAACGCGGATTCGACCGTCATTTTGGCTTTATGGGGGGAGGCACGAACTTCTTTCTGGGCGATGATTCTTTCACTCTCGACGGCCGTCCCTGGCCCGTGCCCAAGGAGGACTTCTACGTCACCACCGCGCTGACCGACTACGCAGACAAGTTCATCCGCCAAGAGCACGCCGCACACCCGGACCAGCCGTTCTTCCTCTACCTGGCCTACAACGCGCCCCACTCGCCGATCCAGGCGCCCGCAGACCAGGTCGCTAAGTACCGCGGGAAATACCTGTCGGGTTGGGACGAGATCCGCAAAGCGCGCTTTGCCAAGCAGCAAGCACTCGGGCTGGCGGGGCCTGGTTGGAACTTCCCCGACCGACCGGCGAACATCCCGGCCTGGAACTCGCTCGACGTGAAATCACGCGATTTCGAAGACCTCCGCATGGCGACCTACGCCGCAATGGTCGACTGCGTTGACCAGGGCGTTGGCAGGCTGACGCATACGTTGAATGAACTGGGCGTCGCCGACAACACGCTCGTCATCTTTATGAACGACAACGGCGCCAGCCCGAACGACCGAGTTCGCCGCGGCGAGTTCGGCACGCCCAACACAACCTGGAATACCGGCGTCGGTTGGGCGCACGCATCGAACACCCCACTGAAGTACTACAAGCGGACGCAGCACAGTGGCGGTGTGACGACACCCTTCATTGCGAGCTGGCCGAGCGCCATTGAGCCAAGAGCGGCGTTCGAGGATCAGCCGCTGCACATCACCGATGTCCTCCCGACGTTGATCGAGCTCGCCGGCGCCCGGTACCCACGCGACTTTCGCGGCAAAGAGCATCCGCCACTGCCGGGCCGCTCGTTCGCGCAAGTGCTGACCGCGGGAGAGCGACTCGCCCCTAAGCCGCTCTACTTCTCGCTGTTCAACAACATGGCGATCGTCGACGGCGGCTGGCGGATGGTAACCGCCTACGACCAGCCGTGGCAACTCTATGATTTGACCGACGACCGCAGCGAAACCCACGACTTGGCCGCTTCCAATCCCACACGACTAAATGAGATGCTTGCGCTACAGAAGGCCTACGCCCAGCGGCCCGACGTGCGGCTGCGGCTCAAGCCGGGCGAGCGCGAGCCGAAGTATGCACCGATCTACAACGCCGTGGGCAGGATCGGGCCTGGAGCGCGCGAGAAGGTCTCGGACGAACCCGCTTCGTTGGCGCGGGCCAAGAAGCGATCGGTCGGTGTGCAGCTCAGAGAACCAGCTCGCGG